In Bosea sp. PAMC 26642, the DNA window TCCGTCCCGACGGCTGATGCCGCCCGTTCAACCCCGTCTGCCAAGGCCCCCGCTATGCTTACGTTGCGCTCCTCCCCCGCCTCGCCCTTCGGCCGCAAGGTCAAGATCGCCGCGATCGTCCTCGGCCTGATGGACAGGATCGAGATCGTCGCAGCCGATACCAATGATCCCGCCGAGCCGCTGCGCCAGCAGAACCCGCTCGGCAAGATTCCGACGCTCGTGCTGCAGAACGGCACGACGCTGTTCGATTCGCGCGTCATCGCCGAATATCTCGACCATCTCGCCGGCGGCGGGATCCTGTTTCCCGAGGGCGAGTCGCGCTTTGCGCAGCTGCGCCTTCAGGCACTTGCGGACGGGCTTTGCGATGCGGCCCTGCTCCAGGTCTACGAAGTGCGCTTTCGACCCGAGGGCAACCGCGACGCCAACTGGGTCGCCAACCAGGCCGGCAAGGTCGAGCGCGCTTTGATTGCGCTGGAGGTCGCGCCGCCGGCGGATTTCGACAAGCCGCGCATCGGCGACATCGCGCTGGCTTGTGCGCTCGGCTATCTCGATCTGCGTTTCCACGGCGCCTGGCGCACGAACCACCCGAACCTCGTCGCCTGGCTCGATGCCTTCGCAGCCAAGGTACCGGCTTTCGAAGTGACGCGCTTCAAAGGTTGAACCTGGCACTGGGGTGTTCGTCGGCCCCTCCGTCATTCCGGGCAAGCGAAGCGCAGACCCGGAATCCATCGTAAGGTAAGGCGTTGCCCTATGATGGATTCCGGATCGGCGCCGCTTCGCGGCTGGTCCGGAATGACGGCGCACTATGAATCATCTCGCAAACAACAAAAAACCCGGTGGCCGAAGCCACCGGGTTGCTTGATTCCCCAATGAAGGGGAGCAGACTAGAACTTGTAGTTCAGGCCGGCGCGGACGACCGAGAACTTGGTCTCGACGTCGGTGTTGAGCGTGGCGCCCGGGATCCGATACGACTCCTTGTCGAGGTTGACGTAGAGGTATTCGACCTTGGCCGACAGGTTGTTGGTGAAGGCGTATTCCAGACCGCCACCGACGGTCCAGCCGTACTGGGTGTTGTCATCCGAGAAGGCGAAGCCCGGGGCGGTGAGCTTGTTCTTCACGTTGCCGTAGGCGAAACCACCGGTGACGTAAGGCAGGAACCGATCGAAGGCGTAGCCGACGCGGGCGCGAACGGTGCCGAAATAGTTGATCTCGTTCGAAGCACGCAGGCCGAGAGCCGGGTTGGTGGCGACAGCCTTCAGATCCGAACCCTGGAAGTCGGCCTCGGCGCCGATGACCCACTGGCCGATCTGGTAGTTGTAGCCGACCTGGCCACCACCGATGAAGCCATCGGGATCGTCGAAGCCGAAAACGCCCGGGGCGCCGCCGCCGATGACGCCGAGGTTGGTGGAGTCGATCTGACCCCAGGCATAGCCGGCGTTGGCGCCGACATAGAAGCCGGTCCAGGTGAAGATCGGAGCATAGATCGGAGCCGCAACGGGGCCCTTGCGCGAAGGCAGGTCGGCGGCCGAAGCCGAACCGGCTGCGATGAGGCCAAGCGCCGCGACGCCCGAAAGCAGATACTTCTTCATGTTGAACTCCTTAGTCGTCGCTATCGCCGGGTCTGCCCGGCGGGGTGAATTCGATTGCAGTGATATAAGACCAATACAGGCGTTTGTCTGTTGCACTTGAAGCACATCGCCTATGCAGAGCGCGGCAGAAATGCGGCACGAATTGGATGACTGAGGCGAAAACGTTAAATCCCGTTAATCATCGCTAAAGCACGCTGGTGAGCAAATCGAATACTAATAGAACCCGACCCGCCTTGACCCTCGCCGCTGCTTAACGCCGGACCTGTCGTAAGGTTCCGTGCCTGGCAAACCAATCTGCGCGCGCGCCGCTTGCGGCTCCTGACCCCGCGTGCTTTAGCCGGATGCGATCAGGCTAGGAACGAGACGCAACCGGTGCCGCCCCTTTCCATCTTCATCATCGCGCGCGACGAGGCCGACCGCATCGGGCGCACGATCGCGGCGGTCTCATCCCTCAGCGACGACATCGTAGTCGTCGATTCCGGCTCGACGGATGACACGCAGGCGATCGCCGAAGGAGCGGGAGCCCGCGTGATCTTCAATCCGTGGCCCGGCTACGGCCAGCAGAAGCGCTTTGCCGAGGACCAGTGCCGCCACGACTGGCTGCTCAACATCGA includes these proteins:
- a CDS encoding glutathione S-transferase: MLTLRSSPASPFGRKVKIAAIVLGLMDRIEIVAADTNDPAEPLRQQNPLGKIPTLVLQNGTTLFDSRVIAEYLDHLAGGGILFPEGESRFAQLRLQALADGLCDAALLQVYEVRFRPEGNRDANWVANQAGKVERALIALEVAPPADFDKPRIGDIALACALGYLDLRFHGAWRTNHPNLVAWLDAFAAKVPAFEVTRFKG
- a CDS encoding outer membrane protein — its product is MKKYLLSGVAALGLIAAGSASAADLPSRKGPVAAPIYAPIFTWTGFYVGANAGYAWGQIDSTNLGVIGGGAPGVFGFDDPDGFIGGGQVGYNYQIGQWVIGAEADFQGSDLKAVATNPALGLRASNEINYFGTVRARVGYAFDRFLPYVTGGFAYGNVKNKLTAPGFAFSDDNTQYGWTVGGGLEYAFTNNLSAKVEYLYVNLDKESYRIPGATLNTDVETKFSVVRAGLNYKF